A segment of the Actinomyces sp. oral taxon 171 str. F0337 genome:
ACCTCCTCACGCAGTCCAGCTTCCTGACCAGCACCCTGGAGACGCTCACCACGTCCGAGCGCATCGGTCAGATCAGCAACCTGTCAGGCTTGGCCTACTCCATCCAGGGCATCGGCGTCGACAAGATCAACTTCATCACCATGCCGAACGAGCCCGCAGCCGACCCGAACCAGGTGGTTGCCACCGAGGGCGCCAAGAAGGTCTGGAAGGCCCTCGGGGACGACAAGCCCGTCCCCTCCGACACCACCGCCCCCGCCTCCCCGGACTCAGGCGCCACAGCGGACGGCTCCGCCTCGGAGGGCGGCGAGTCCTCCGAGTCATCCGAGTCATCCGAGTCATCCGACCCCACCACGGCCGCCCCGACGCAGGCACCGGCGACCCAGGCCCCGAAGGCGAGTGCTCCCCAGCAGCAACCCGCCACGAAACCCACCACCCCAGCCTGCCCCGCCTGAGGCAGAATCATCGGTGTGACTCCGACAGACGACTCACTCCCGCCCTCGATCACCCCCGGCTCCGACGGAGGCAGGCCTCCACGCCAGCAGCGCCCCATCGATGCCGTCAATCAGCGCAGCCGCGAGCGCGGGGAGGCACCCGGTGGAGAGGACACTGCCCAGCCCACCGACGTCGCCGGAGGCTCCCCGCGCCGCCCGTCATCGACCTCTGGTACCCGCCGACCCCAGCGACACTCAGTCCTGGGTCGTCAGGACAGCGACGAGCAGCAGGCCTCGGCCCAGTCCACCTCTGAGCGATCGGGCCAGCAGCCACCCTCGGTCCAACCCCGGCGCCCAGCCGCCCCGTCTCAACGAGGCAGCCGCGCCCGGGCCGGGTCGAGTGCGGTCCCCTTGGAGCCGGATACCGACGGACGCAGTGCCGCATCCGGCCCGGAGCGCACACAGGCGATGCCTGTGCGACGCGGCACCTACCCCGTAGGGTCCCAGAGCCCGCAGTCCCCGCATGAGCCCGTTCCAGGCGGGCCGGAGCTCAAGCCCGAGCAGCCGCGGCAGCCGAAGCGCTCCCGGCCGCGATGGCGCCGGATCCTGGGCTGGACGGTCGTCGTCATCGTCGTCGTCCTCGCACTGATCGCAGCGCGGGTCGCCTGGCTGTGGAACGACGTCTCCTCCCAGCTCCACCGCGTCGACGCCCTGTCCGGGGCGGCGGACACCCCGGGCGAGACCTGGCTCATCGTGGGGTCGGACGCGCGCGGCGGCGCCGTCCAGGACGAGACCGAGGGAGCACGCGCCGACTCCGTCATGCTGCTGCACAAGGCGGAGAACGGGCAGACGAGTCTGACCTCCCTGCCGCGCGACACCTTCGTGGACATCCCCGAGCTCGGGGAGAACAAGATCAATGCCGCCTACACCGGCGGACCCAAGCTGCTGGTCCAGACCGTGGAGAAGCTCTCCGGGCTGACTGTGGACCACTATGTGGAGGTCGGCATGACCGGAGTGTCCCAGATGGTCGACGCCGTCGGCGGGGTCGACGTGTGCTGGCCCTACTCCGTCGTCGACGAGGACTCGGGAATGGTCTGGGACGTCTCCCAGGGCGAGTGCCAGACAGTGGACGGGAAGAAGGCACTGGCCTACTCCCGGATGCGCAAGTCGGACCCGACTGGCGATGTTGGGCGCGGTCAGCGCCAGCGCGCCGTCATCTCGGCGGTGGTCTCCAAGGCGGCCTCACCGTCCACCATCTTCTCCTTCTCCCGGCAGGACGCGCTGGTCGACGCCGGTACGGATGTCCTCACGGTGGATCAGAGCGCCAGCACCATGAGCATCGCCCAGATGGTCTTGGCCTTCCGATCAGCCTCCGGCAGCGGTCTGACCGGCGCTCCGCCCATTGAGGACACCGCCTACTCCCCCGAGGATGCCGATATTGGCGAAACGGTGCTGCTGCGGGACACAACCGCACCGGACTTCTTCGCCAAGGTGCGCGACGGGAAGCTGACGGCGGCGGACTTCAACCAGTTCTGACGCTGGGATCCGCGCAGAGGGAGGGTGGGCCGACACCTCATGATCGAGGTGTCGGCCCACCCTCCCTCTCAGGTCTGCTCCGGTCCGGGGACCGCTCAGCCGACGTGGGGCCGGTTGGGGTCGGCCTGCCAGGAGCTGTAGGAGGAGGCGACGATGTCGTCCAGGTCGTGCTCGGCCCTCCATCCCAGGACCTCACCGATGCGGGTGGCGTTGCCGATGAGCTGGGGCGGGTCACCGGCGCGGCGGGCGAGCTCCTCAGGCTCCAGGTCCAGACCCGTGGAGGCGATGACCTTGGAGACGACCTCCCGCACCGAGGCGCCCTGGCCGGTGCCGACGTTGAAGACGTGCTCGGCCATCTCCTGGCCGCCGGCCAGGTAGTCCAGGGCCGCGATGTGAGCGACCGCCAGGTCCTTGACGTGGATGTAGTCGCGCACACAGGTGCCGTCGGGGGTGGGGTAGTCGGTGCCGAAGATCTTGGGGGTCTCGCCCTTGGCGAGACGGTCGAGGACCATGGGGATGAGATTGAGGGTGGCCATGTCGCCCAGGTCGTCCCAGCCGGCACCAGCGACATTGAAGTAGCGCAGACCGGCCCAGCGCAGCCCCCAGGCCTTCTCGGCGTCAGCCATCATCCACTCCCCAATGAGCTTGGTCTCGCCGTAGGGGTTGATGGGGCGGCAGTCGATGTCCTCGGGCACGACCTCCACCGGGGGCATGCCGTAGACGGCCGCCGAGGAGGAGAAGATCATCTGGTTGACGCCGGCCGTCTCCATGGCCAGCAGCATGTTCGCCAGGCCTCCAACGTTCTGCTGGTAGTACCAGGCGGGGCGCTCCACGGACTCGCCCACCTGCTTGCGGGCGGCGAAGTGGATGACAGCGGTGACACCTCGCGAGCTCATGACCTCAGCGAGGCTCTCGGGGGCCTGACCGCTGGCGACGTCGAGCTCGACGAGGGAGGCCCCCTTGACTCGCTCCGGCGTCCCGTAGGACAGGTCATCGACGACGACGACCTCCTCCCCGCGCTCAAGGAGAAGTCGGACCACGTGCGCGCCGATGTAGCCGGCGCCTCCAGCAACGAGAATGCTCATGCCCACATTCTATCCATACTCGCTCAGAAGCGAACAGAAACGAACGTGAGATCCATGCGTCAGTGCGTTCCTCACCCAACACCCCCTCGCAGCTGTAAACCCGTGTACACTGATACCACAACACCCCCCAGGCCTCTCGCTCATCAGAGCACGCCCAAATCGGGGGGTTTTTACGTACCAACACCCTACAATTGGAGGATGAATCCTCCAGGTCAACATTACGATAAACCAGCGCTCAATGAGAACGACCTCATTGAGCGCTACATTGAACGCGGACTCATCATCACGGACCGAAATCGTGCCGCCAGATACCTCCGACACATCGGATACTATCGACTCTCCCCCTACACAATCCCCTTCCAAGCCGACCGAACCACCCACTCCTTCAGACCAGGCACCACCTTCGACGACATCCTCTCTATCTATGTGTTCGATCGACAACTGCGCCTCCTGACAATGGACGCACTTGAACGCGTCGAGGTCGCGGTGCGCGCCGCAGTGTCCAACACGATGTCAACACACGGCGAAGGCGGAGCCTTCTGGTACCAAAACACCTCCAACTACCAAAATCATAAAGACTACTCCGCAACAGTTAAGCGTATCGAACATCTCACGAGTCTTGGTCGGCAGTACGCTCCCTCAACTCGTCGCGAGCAGACGGACCGCCTTCACTACCCTGATGCACTCACCCATTATCTCGACACCTACACATCCCCGACAACACCGCCATCCTGGCTGGTCATCGAGCTTCTCACCGCCGGCGAGCTCCAACGCCTCTACGCCGGCCTGGCACGCAAGTACCGAAAAGCGATCGCGAGAGAACTCCATCTTACTGAGCCAGTTCTGCAATCATGGCTGAAAAGTCACGTCAGGGTCCGCAATATCTGCGCCCATCACGGACGCCTCTGGAACAGATTCCTTGGCGTATACCCAGCAATCCCAAAGAGCAGGACCGTCCGCTGGCTCAACGATGGCAGCACCTTTGATACCGGCAACCCAGGAGCCCTAGAACGAAAGAGGCTCTACCCCGTTCTCGTCTCTCTTCAGTCGATCCTGTTCACCATCAGCCCATACTCGACGTGGGCTCTGAGACTGCGCAATCTTTTAAGCAGGTACCAGCACATCCCACTGAATGCCCTGGGTATGAAGACCAACTGGGACGCAGACAGATTCTGGCAGGAGGCCTTCGAATCCGGCTCCTGACACAGTCAGCAGCCTTCACACACTTCGTGCGGAGGTCGACCATCAATCCTGCAGGCGCTCGCGCAGGGCGGCGCCCTTGGCGTGGGCGACCTCGCTCAGGTCCTTCTGGAAGACCCGCATGGCGGCGCCCAGGCGGGCGGCCTCCTGCCCCTGACCGGACGCGAGGATGCGCACCGCCAGCAGCCCAGCGTTACGGGCCCCGCCGATGGAGACCGTGGCCACTGGGACCCCGGCCGGCATCTGCACGATGGACAGCAGAGAGTCCATACCGTCGAGGTACTTCAGCGGTACCGGCACCCCGATCACCGGCAGCTCGGTGACGGCCGCCAGCATCCCGGGCAGGTGAGCCGCTCCCCCGGCACCGGCGATGATGACGCGCAGTCCCCTCTCGGCGGCAGCGCGCCCGTAGTCGATCATCTCGGCGGGCATGCGGTGGGCCGAGACGACGTCGGCCTCGTAGGCCACCTGGAACTCATCGAGGACCTCGGCGGCGGCCCCCATGACCGGCCAGTCCGAGTCCGACCCCATGACGATGCCGACCACCGGCCGCCCCGCCTCTGTCGTCCCCGGCGTCGTTGCGCTGACCTCGCTCATGAATATCCTCCCTAGTCTTCCGTGTACTGCACCATGCCCTGACATGCCCTGACGTATCCGGCTCAGGCGTCCCCGCGCAGGATGGCGACGGCCCCGCGCGCCTGCTCAACGACGTCGGCGACCTCCTGGCCACGGCCGACCGTCATGGTGACGTGCCCGAGCTTGCGGCCCTGTCGCCACTGCTTGCCGTAGAGGTGGATCCGGGCATCGGGATGAGCGGCCATGGCCCGGGCCAAGGCATCAGCCCCCGGCTCGTGCCTGCCGCCGATGAGGTTGACCATGACAGTGGTGGGCGCTGTGGCCTCCGTGGCCCCCAGCGGCAGGTCGAGAACCGCCCGCAGGTGCTGGGCGAACTGGCTGGTGACGGCCCCGTCCTGGGTCCAGTGACCGGAGTTGTGGGGACGCATGGCCAGCTCGTTGACGTACAGGCGCGTAGGCTCCCCGAAGGTCTCCACGGCGAAGAGCTCGACGGCGAGCACCCCGGTCACCCCGGCATGCTCGGCGACCGCGCGGCCGATGAGCTCGGCCTCCTCGACGGCGACCGAGTCGAGACCGGGGGCCGGCGCCAGCACCTCAGCGCACATGCCGTCCTCCTGAACCGTCTGAGCCACCGGCCACACCGCCACCTGGCCGCTGGGGGTGCGGGCCAGCAGGACGGCGAGCTCACGGGTGAAGGGGATCGCCTGCTCCACGAGGAGACTGGTCACCGCAGCCCCTCCGAGGCTGCCTCCCCCACCGGTTCCAAGGCCATCACTCTGGCCGGCGCGGGCCCGGGCCACCGAGGCGATCCACTCGGCGGCCTCCCCCTCACGCAGGGACTCGGCGCTGTGCACCAGCAGGACCCCGTGGCCGTCGTAGCCTCCGCGCGGCGTCTTGAGCACCACGGGCCAGCCGTGCTCGCCGGCAAAGGCCTCAACGGCGTCGGTCATCTGCTCAGCGCTCTCCTGCTGCGGTCCGCCGACCTCCGCCCAGGCGGGCTGCGGGAGCCCGGCCCGACTCATCATCCGCCGCATGGCGAGCTTGTCGCGCGCCAGGGTCAGGGCCTGCGAGGTGGGCTGGACACTGACTCCCTCGGACTGGAGCCGTTCCAGGAGGGCCGAGTCCTGGTGCTCATGCTCGAAGGTGAGGACCGCAGCCGGCTCCCCTCCCGGCCCGTCAGCACCGTCCCCGGCGACGACGGCGCGCACGGCCGCCTCATCGTCGGCGGCCCCCACGGGGGCGTCCGGGGTCACTTGTCCGGTGGACCCGTCCGCGGCTTCCACCAGTGCCCTGAGGTGAATACCCAGAGCACTGGCCTCCTCCTGCATCATGCGGGCCAGCTGCCCGCCTCCGATCACGGCGACGATGGGTGCGCTCACACCCCTAGGCTACTCGCTCGCCGCTCATCCTCACCGCAGCAGGGTCCAGACCGTAGGGTGGGGGCGTGACGCCACCCGCCGCAGAGTCCTCCACCGCCCAGCAGGCCCCGCCCTCGCCTCCGACGCACAGCGCTCCCTCCGGTCCGCGCCGCTGGCTCCAGGTTCTGATGGTCTGGGCCGCGGCGAGTGTCTTGACCTTCGTCATCCTGCGGCTGGGCGCCCAGGACACACCCGCTACCCCGTGGGCCGGGGCCGCACCGTCCTGGGAGGAGCACATGCGCTTCTGGGACGCCGGTTGGTACAACCGGATCGTTGAGGAGGGCTATCCGGATCGACTGCCCGTGGGTGCTGACGGGAGGGTCACTCAGAACACCTGGGCCTTCATGCCGCTGTTGAGCGGCCTGGCCTCCTTGCTCGGCTGGACCGGCTGGTCCTTCTACGTGCGTGCCACCATCGTGTCGATCCTGGCCTCGGCGGCGGCGGCGGTCGTCATGGACCGTTGGCTCTCGCCGCTGACAGGGAGGCGATCCTCCCTGTGGGCGGTGGCACTGGTCTGGTCCTCGCCGTGCGCCACGGTCCTCCAGGTCCCCTACGCCGAGTCCCTGGGGCTGGTGCTGGTGGGGCTGACGCTGTGGCTGGCGAGCCGCGGGCGGGCGCTGGCTGCGACTCCCCTGGCGCTGGCTGCCTGCTTCGCCCGTCCTGTCGGTGTCCCGCTGGGGGCGGCGCTGGGGCTGTGGTGGCTCTGGGAGACGGCCTGCGCCCGGAGCTGGGTCCCACCCACCTGGTTCCCGCGTCTTCTGCCCGGTCACTCCCCTCAAGCGCCGGGCGCGCGCAGGCGGCTGCTGGCGCTGGCACTGCTCACCTGCTCGGCGGCCCTGAGCTGGCCGATCATCGCCTGGCTGGTCACGGGCCGTCAGGATGCCTACACCGCCACTGAGACCTCCTGGCGCGGCGCGGACCTGGCGCCCGTCGTGCAGTGGGCGACCCGCTTGGGCGACTGGGTGGGCCCACATCTGGGCCCGGCCCTGCTGGTCGTCGTTCTGACCACGGTGGGCCTGCTGCTGAGCGCCCCGGGGCTGCGGGCTCTGGGGCCTGCGACCTGGTTCTGGTGCCTGGGCTACCTGCTCTACCTCCTGGTCTTCTTCGACCCGACGACGTCGGTGCTGCGGCTCCTGCTGCCCCTGGCCCCGGCGGGCTGGGCGCTGGCCGCGGCGGCCGGCACCACCCGCAGGCGGCTGGCTCTGCTGACGGCCTGCGTGACCGGCCAGCTGTTCTGGGTCTCATGGGTGTGGGACCTGGGCAGCGTCAGTGTTCACTGGGTTCCGTGAGCAGCCTCGGCTTGCACGACCTGACCGCGATCGGCATAGGATGCCCGCCATGACGCGATCCTCCGGCAATTCCTTGGCGCAGAGGCTCATCGCCCTCATCAAGGAGTTCATGCAGTTCGGCATGGTGGGCGCTGCGGCCTACGTGATCGACGTCGGCCTGTTCAACCTGCTCCAGCACGGCCCTACCGGTTTCCTCTCCGGTCACCCGAACTCCGCTCAGCTGATGGCATCCTCGATCGCGACCGTCTTCTCCTGGATCGCAAACCGCTACTGGACCTACCGGGGCCGCACCCAGAAGAACGTTGCCCGCGAGGCGACCCTGTTCGTCCTGGCCAACCTGGGCGGCATCGCCATCACGCAGTTCTGCCTGCTCTTCACCCATCACGTCCTGGGACTGACCTCACCGCTGGCGGACAATATTGCGGCCTACGTCGTCGGCTTCGGCCTGGGAACGGCATTCCGCTTCGTCTTCTACCACTACATCGTCTTCACCGGGCACAAGGACCACTCCCCCGGTGACGACGATACCGACAGCACCAGTCCCCAGGGGCAGGCGGGCAGTGGGACCGAGCCCCGTGCCGTCCCCGTCTCGGTACGCCCCTGAAGCCCAGGCAGGACCGGCGCAGTCGGCGGCGACATCCGAGGTGCCCGATTCCACAGCCCGGAGGGGATCGCTCTCACGGCATGGCTGCCGGGGCACCGTTTAGCCTTGGACGGTGACTGCCCTGACCGCCTTGGCTCCGGCGCTGAATCTGCCCACCGCTGTCCCCTCCGCCCACGCACCGATGCTCGGCCCCGAGTGGCTCGATGCCACCTTCATCATCAAAGCCTTCGTCGGCTGGATCAGCCCCTGGGCCATTGTCGGCGTCATGCTTGTCATCTTCGCCGAGACCGGCCTGCTCGTCGGCTTCTTCCTGCCCGGTGACTCACTGCTGTTCACCCTGGGGATGTTCGTGGCCATCGGCGAGACCAACCCGGCCGAAGGAGTTCCCGTCCCCATCTGGGTGGCTGCCCCCCTCGTGTGGCTCGCGGCCATTGCCGGCAACCAGACCGGCTACCTCATCGGCCGCAAGGCGGGACCCGCGATCTTCAACAAGCCCGACTCACGCCTGTTCAAGCAGGAGTACGTGGACCGCACCTCGGACTTCTTCGAGCGCCACGGCGGCAAGGCCGTCACCTTGGCTCAGTTCGTGCCGATTGTACGCACCTTCACGCCCGTCATCGCCGGTGTCGGCAAGATGAACTACCGGCACTTCATCACCTTCAACATCCTGGGAGCCACATTCTGGGCCTTCGGCATCACCTGGCTGGGCTACTTCCTGGGAACGATCAAGTGGATCCAGGACAACATCGACGCCATGATCCTGGTGATCGTCTTCATCTCGGTGGCTCCGATGCTCATCTCCGGTATCTCGCAGTTCATCAAGTCCCGCCGCCAGAAGTCCTGACGCCTCTCCACTCCGGACGCCTCCCAGTGGACGCACCATGAACTCCCCGGGTTCTGTCCCGAAGCCCGTGGTGCGTCCTCGCCGTTCCGCCAGTGGCCAGCAGCGGGTCAGAAGCGGCGACGCCGTCCCACCGAGACCAGTGCGCCCTGAGGCAGGACGTTGTTGGGGTCCAGGGACTTGGGGACGGCATTGAGCAGGATGGAGAAGACCGCCGGGCTGCGCTGGGACAGCTCGATGCGGCCGCCGTCGGCCTCGACGAGATCCTTGGCCAGCGCCAGCCCGACGCCGGTGGAGCCGTAGCCGGAGACGTGCCGCTCGAAGACATGCGGTGCGATGTCCTCGGCCACGCCCTCACCTTCGTCGGTGATATCGATGAAGACCGCGTGACCGCCGTTGGCGCTGCGTACACTCACCGACGTTGTCCCGGCCCCGTAGCGCAGGGAGTTCTCGATGACAGTGGCCAGTACCTGGGCCAGGGACCCGGGTGTGGCCAGGACCGGGTGGCTGATCTCGTCGGAGAAGGTGATGGTGCGTCCGGCCTGCTCGAAGGCCGGTTCCCACTCCTCGCGCTGCTGAGCGAAGATGTCCTTGAGGTGAAGAGCCTCCGTGGTCCCACCTCCGCTGCGGCGCGAGACCTTGAGCAGGTCCTCGACGACGCCGGTGAGCCTCTCGACCTGCTCCAGGCAGGCATGGGCCTCGGCTCGCACATCCTCCTCGCCGGCGAGCAGCTCGATCTCCTCCAGGCGCAGCGACAGGCTGGTCAGCGGCGTGCGCAGCTGGTGGGAGGCGTCGGAGGCGAACTGACGCTCAGCGGCGATACGCCCGGCCACACGCTCGGCCGAGCGCACGAGCTCGGCCTGGACCAGGTCGATCTCCTCGATCCCCGAGGAGCGCAGCCGAGGGCGCACCTGACCGCTGCCAAGCTGCTCGGCCTCGGCGGCCAGGTAGATGAGTGGGGCCGAGATGCGCCTGGACACCCGGGAGGCCACGACGGAGGCCGCCGTGAGCGCGGTGCCGGTGAGTACCAGGACCGTGAGGATGACCGTGCCGATAATGGTGACCCGGTCGCCGCTTCCGGCGGAGCGCAACGCGCTGACGATCCAGGCGCCTCCCAGTGGCAGCCCCAGCAGGAGGACAGCCACGCACACCGCCGACATCGTCATCGTCATGGAGTAACGACGCATGGCAAGTCCTCCTTCAGCCCCGATCAGCTCGTCGAGGCAGCTGCGGAACCCAGCACCCCTCCCGGGAGGCCCTCCCGGTCAGCGGCTCAGCCGGCGGTCAGAAGGTAGCCGTCCTCCTGGGCCAGCAGAAGCGCGGGGCTGTCCTCATCGTCACCGAGCTTGCGACGCAGCCAGGTCACGTGCATCTGAAGGGTCTGGGGACTCCCGGTGGGGTCCTCACCCCAGACCTCCTTGAGGATGTCCTCACCGGAGGCGACCTCGCCACCGGCGCGCACCAGGACCCGGAGCAGCTCGAACTCCCGGGTCGTCAGCTGCAGCTCGCGCGAGCCGACGAAGGCCCGGTGAGCGGCGACGTCGACCCGGACCTCTCCGACGCTCAGCTCATCCTCAGTGGCCTCCCCCGAGGCGCGACGGACCTGAGCCCGCACGCGAGCCAGCAGCTCGGCCAGGCGGAAGGGCTTGGTGACGTAGTCATCGGCCCCCGCATCCAGACCGACGACGAGGTCGGAGTCCTCACTGCGCGCGGTGAGCATGAGGATCGGGATGGTCAGGCCCTGGGCCCGCACCTGACGGGCCACGTCCAGGCCGTCGATGTCCGGCAGTCCCAGGTCCAGGACGATGATGTCAGCGGCTGAGATCTCCTCAAGGGCGCCTTTACCGGTGCCATGAGTCAGGACCTCATAGCCCTCGCGTCCAAAGGCGCGGGCGAGGGGCTCGGAGATGGCGGGGTCGTCTTCGACGAGCAGAACAGTTGTCACATCCGCGATGTTAGGTGACGACGCCCCCCACCGCCATCGTCCCAGAGGTGGAGAAGATACCAAGACGTGACCACGGCCGGGGCGGTGACTCTTCACCCTCCCACATCTGGAACATGTTTTCGTGAAGATACCGCGGAAAAACTCGATTCGGAGTTGCCTCTTCAAGGGCTGAGCAGGCAAATAATCACGAGATGATAACGGAGCCGTCATCCTGGCTCCTGCGGCTCAGAGGCGGGTCGGTGAGGTCCTCTCCAACGACCAGGGCACGATCTGCCCCAGCCCCTTGGCCACCACCTCATGGCACTGCCCCACCCGGTACCGATCCGCCTGAGGCGAGCGGAGAATGGCCATGGCGGTCGGCTCGTCCAGGCGGATGCTGCCGGGTTCGGCCGCGTCCACGAGCCGGGAGGCCAGATTGACGGTGGGACCGAAGACGTCACCGGAGCGGGAGATGACCCGTCCCTCGACGAGGCTGGCTCGAACCCGAATCGCATCCGGCCCCTTCTGGAGCTCGTCGACCAGAGCGGTGACGACGTCGGCGGCGATCAGCAGGTCATCGGAGATGTACATGACGGCGTCCCCGATCGTCTTGACCACCCGCGCCCCCCGGGAGGTGATGACATCCCTGGCCGTGTTCTCGAAGCCCTCGAGCATGTGGGTCAGGGCGGCCTTGCTCATGCCCTGAGCGCGCTGGGTGAAGGAGACGATGTCAACGAAGCCCAGGGAGCGGATGAGCGGGTAGAGGTCGGGGCCGGTGTCCTCTCTGCCCCGGGTTGACACCTCAGCGTCGGTGCGCCCCAGGATGGAGGCCATGTGACGGCGCCACACGTAGGTCAGCTGGCGCTCCAGAAGCTCCACGAGGCCGTCGATGCGGTCAAGGGCGACCAACCGGGCAGAGGTGTCGTCCAGACCGAGACGCTCACTGAGGTCAGTGACGAAGGTCTCCAGCTCCCACAGGACCAGACGGTCCATGGTGTAGGACTGGGCCCTGAGAAGCTCGAGCACGCTGGCCGAGGCCAGGGAGGAGTCACTGGTCTCGTCCAGCAGCGCCACGGTGTCTCGAAGCGCGGCGACATCCTGCTCAGTGAAGTGGACCGCATCGGGCTTGACGTCAGCGAAGCCCATGGCACGCCAGAACTTCTGCGCCACCTCCACACTGGTTCCGGCCCGCTGAGCCACCTCGGTCAGAGTGAGGCTGGGGGGCGTCCCCAGCAGCAGGTACTCATGCCCCGTCAGGGTGGTCCGCTCTGCAGGGTCCATCTCAGCGGCGCCCTCCCCCTCGCCACGACGGGCACCCTCTTGAGCCTTCTGCTGGGCGCCGCCCTCCTGGGAGTCCGGTGCGCGCCCCTCGCTCGCTTGGCTGTCTAGTGTCACCCTGCCACAGTAGCGCAGATCACACGCCTATGCCCATTGAGCAACCGACCACACGGAGCCGTGACGGGTTCGCGATTATCACGGCGCCCGACACTCATTTCCCCACACGCACGAGGGTCACATCGCCCGCGCGGACCTCGGTGTCACCGTCCTGGTTGCGCAGCACGAGCGCGGGGGTGACGTCGACGGCCAGCCCGCTGAGCTCACCGTCAGGAGCCTGGACACTGACCCGCTTCCCCAGGGTTGTCAGCGCCGCGCGCAGCCGGCGCCCGAGTGCGCCGTCTCCGGCATCGACGTCTCCGCCGACCTCCTCCCACTGCCCGATGAGCCGGACCAGATGGTGGCCGGTCGCCGCGAGAACAGCCTCCATGACGTCCTCACGCGCAGCTGCGTCACCCGCGCCGACAGCACCGAGCGTGCGCAGGGAACCGGCCCAGGCCACCGGCAGGTCCTCCGCCTCCTGCCCGATGTTGACGCCGATGCCGAGGATGACCATCGGGGCCTGGTCGCGGTCGGAGGGAACCGCGTCGGGTGCGAGTCCCCCGGCGGGCTCCGGTACGACGAGCTCGCTGAGGACGCCGGCGATCTTGCGCGTGTCGTCCCAGCCGGGCACCACGGGCACGGCTGCCGGGTCATCGGGCAGGGCGACGACGTCGTTGGGCCACTTGGTCCCCACCCGCCAGGGCAGGTCCTCGACGAGGGGAGCCACAGCATCGCGGACGGCCAAGCCGCCCAGCAACGGCAGCCAGCCCAGGCGCTCAACGGGGACCAGGGGCCGCAGGACCACGGAGACCAGGAGGGCGCTGCCATCGTCGGGGGTGACCCAGGCGCGCCCGGACCTCCCTCTGCCGGCGGTCTGCCTCAGAGCCCGGAGCGCCGACAGGTGCGGCCAGGCCCCGCACTCAGGCCCCAGGAGGGCCGCGCGCAGGTCGTCCTGAGTGGATCCTGTGACGGGAACGGTATCGAGACGCGAGAAGGGGGTGCCACCTGAGGTCATGATCCGAGCCTACCGGCCCGTATAGTCTGGCGGCGTGATCCTCCTGGCCTCGAAGTCATCCGGCCGCCTGGCCACCCTGCGAGCCGCCGGCGTCGAGCCGCTGGTACGAGTCTCCACCGTCGACGAGGAGGCCGTGCTCGGCGAGCTGATTCAACGGCGCCGCGACGCCGGGCTGACAGCCCCGAGCGCCGCCGAGCAGGTACAGGCCCTGGCTCGGGCCAAGGCGCTCGACGTCATGGCATCCACCGACCCGCAAGAGGCCGAGGTGGTCGTGGGCTGCGACTCCATGCTGGAGATCTCCGGCCAGGTCGTCGGCAAGCCCGCCGACGCCGCCCAGGCACGTGAGCGCTGGCAGATGATGAGCGGGGGCACCGGCACCCTGCACACCGGACACTTCCTGGTGCGCACCGCGGACGGCGCCATCGCCGAGGGGGTCAGCTCGGCCACCATCCGTTTCGGCTCCCCGACCCAGACCGAGATCGAGGCCTATATCGCCAGCGGAGA
Coding sequences within it:
- a CDS encoding VTT domain-containing protein, whose amino-acid sequence is MTALTALAPALNLPTAVPSAHAPMLGPEWLDATFIIKAFVGWISPWAIVGVMLVIFAETGLLVGFFLPGDSLLFTLGMFVAIGETNPAEGVPVPIWVAAPLVWLAAIAGNQTGYLIGRKAGPAIFNKPDSRLFKQEYVDRTSDFFERHGGKAVTLAQFVPIVRTFTPVIAGVGKMNYRHFITFNILGATFWAFGITWLGYFLGTIKWIQDNIDAMILVIVFISVAPMLISGISQFIKSRRQKS
- a CDS encoding sensor histidine kinase encodes the protein MRRYSMTMTMSAVCVAVLLLGLPLGGAWIVSALRSAGSGDRVTIIGTVILTVLVLTGTALTAASVVASRVSRRISAPLIYLAAEAEQLGSGQVRPRLRSSGIEEIDLVQAELVRSAERVAGRIAAERQFASDASHQLRTPLTSLSLRLEEIELLAGEEDVRAEAHACLEQVERLTGVVEDLLKVSRRSGGGTTEALHLKDIFAQQREEWEPAFEQAGRTITFSDEISHPVLATPGSLAQVLATVIENSLRYGAGTTSVSVRSANGGHAVFIDITDEGEGVAEDIAPHVFERHVSGYGSTGVGLALAKDLVEADGGRIELSQRSPAVFSILLNAVPKSLDPNNVLPQGALVSVGRRRRF
- a CDS encoding response regulator transcription factor, with amino-acid sequence MTTVLLVEDDPAISEPLARAFGREGYEVLTHGTGKGALEEISAADIIVLDLGLPDIDGLDVARQVRAQGLTIPILMLTARSEDSDLVVGLDAGADDYVTKPFRLAELLARVRAQVRRASGEATEDELSVGEVRVDVAAHRAFVGSRELQLTTREFELLRVLVRAGGEVASGEDILKEVWGEDPTGSPQTLQMHVTWLRRKLGDDEDSPALLLAQEDGYLLTAG
- a CDS encoding adenylate/guanylate cyclase domain-containing protein, whose protein sequence is MTLDSQASEGRAPDSQEGGAQQKAQEGARRGEGEGAAEMDPAERTTLTGHEYLLLGTPPSLTLTEVAQRAGTSVEVAQKFWRAMGFADVKPDAVHFTEQDVAALRDTVALLDETSDSSLASASVLELLRAQSYTMDRLVLWELETFVTDLSERLGLDDTSARLVALDRIDGLVELLERQLTYVWRRHMASILGRTDAEVSTRGREDTGPDLYPLIRSLGFVDIVSFTQRAQGMSKAALTHMLEGFENTARDVITSRGARVVKTIGDAVMYISDDLLIAADVVTALVDELQKGPDAIRVRASLVEGRVISRSGDVFGPTVNLASRLVDAAEPGSIRLDEPTAMAILRSPQADRYRVGQCHEVVAKGLGQIVPWSLERTSPTRL
- a CDS encoding biotin--[acetyl-CoA-carboxylase] ligase — translated: MTSGGTPFSRLDTVPVTGSTQDDLRAALLGPECGAWPHLSALRALRQTAGRGRSGRAWVTPDDGSALLVSVVLRPLVPVERLGWLPLLGGLAVRDAVAPLVEDLPWRVGTKWPNDVVALPDDPAAVPVVPGWDDTRKIAGVLSELVVPEPAGGLAPDAVPSDRDQAPMVILGIGVNIGQEAEDLPVAWAGSLRTLGAVGAGDAAAREDVMEAVLAATGHHLVRLIGQWEEVGGDVDAGDGALGRRLRAALTTLGKRVSVQAPDGELSGLAVDVTPALVLRNQDGDTEVRAGDVTLVRVGK
- a CDS encoding Maf family protein, with translation MILLASKSSGRLATLRAAGVEPLVRVSTVDEEAVLGELIQRRRDAGLTAPSAAEQVQALARAKALDVMASTDPQEAEVVVGCDSMLEISGQVVGKPADAAQARERWQMMSGGTGTLHTGHFLVRTADGAIAEGVSSATIRFGSPTQTEIEAYIASGEPLWCAGAFTIDGLGGAFIEGIDGDPHGVVGISLPLLRRLLADLEVLWTDLWAPPPVSKPTGDAH